CTCGGCATAGGGCCAGCCGTCGAAGGGCTCCTCGATCTCCGAGCCGACAATCACTTGCACGGAGTCCCGAAGCTGCCAAGCCACCTCCACCATGTTCATCAGGCAGGCATCCATGCCCAGGAGGTCGATCTTTCGGCCGAGGAGGGCGCAGACCCCGGCCAAGACGACCCTCAGTTCCCGGTTGTCCAGGGCATCGCCTCCGGAGGTGTCGTCGTAGCAGATGCTGCGGTGCGTTTGGGGAAAGTTGTGACGGAAGAGATTTCGGCGCGGCCTCTTGCTGGCAGGACCGGCGGACCGACTTTTGGCATCCTCCCACCAGCCGCTGCCGTGGTTCCAGAGGATGAGGGCGTAGCGATCGGCAGGATAATTATCCACCGCCCATTTCGCGAAGCTGTAAAGGATTTGCGGATCTCCGGTGTTGGTTTCGCTGAAGGTATCGATACAGTCTTTCTTAAACCCGCCGCCCGGGGTTATCTGGAAGCGCCGGGTCTTCTGGTCTTCGATCCGGTCGAGCTGGACCAGGATGTTAACGTCTTTTGTGGATCCGGCCTTGGCCATCTCGGCGATGTCCCGGAGGGCTGCGCCGTCGAGGTTGTTGTCCCCGGCCATGTAA
This DNA window, taken from Syntrophales bacterium, encodes the following:
- a CDS encoding clostripain-related cysteine peptidase; the encoded protein is MEKAGEDRGSNAVHRTAGQAKWTFLVYMAGDNNLDGAALRDIAEMAKAGSTKDVNILVQLDRIEDQKTRRFQITPGGGFKKDCIDTFSETNTGDPQILYSFAKWAVDNYPADRYALILWNHGSGWWEDAKSRSAGPASKRPRRNLFRHNFPQTHRSICYDDTSGGDALDNRELRVVLAGVCALLGRKIDLLGMDACLMNMVEVAWQLRDSVQVIVGSEIEEPFDGWPYAEILTRLVSRPRQDAATFARWIVKSYLASYQGKGEIVTQSALDLSRSADVVTKIDTLSEVLVAALETDAKPVASAWKKSPRFYDDNYIDLLCFAKHLRRKAGPDLLAKADALITALRSGKGRLILRQGKIGREVRGTGGLSIYFPGDRINPAYRALDFCADCRWPAFLERFLK